The following proteins come from a genomic window of Thiothrix winogradskyi:
- a CDS encoding transglutaminase TgpA family protein yields the protein MHKQITYTGMIWLLAAQLVVMLPFVFDLPLWLIPVLLFAAGWRLRVLSGAALQPGNVTKALLIGLGIGGLVLSGLKFPSLDAMATLLLLGFAFKSLEVAQRRDAIVVIFIGYFLVALHFLYAQSITAALYGMVSMIVLTGALVGVQQSVAEFSAAQQVRFNLRLSVFMLLQCLPLMVVIFVFAPRLAPLWSLPMTTQQVKTGVADRMAPGDIEKLSQSDALAFRVTFKGRKPAQHELYWRGLVFNHFDGREWRQFEQDIDSQQVQSALLTNYRWQADAIKVQGEPIAYEVVYEKTGQPWLFTLTPAMEVDGEVLRGADYRVMARQALQAPFLLKAVSYPDSQRDLELAPELRQLALELPETGDARTRALAQQLWRETGTEQAYLDRVLARFRDQRFEYTLKPPTLGASDTIDAFLFESQRGFCSHYAGSFVFLMRAAGIPARVVVGYQGGEWNAAGEYLAIHQYDAHAWAEVWLTGQGWVRVDPTTVVAPSRTEQGLEAAMQAEGSFLADSMFSVRKIAWLNGIRQQLDTVQYGWRRWVLGYDGAEQAALLKSLLGTFSVQGVALLMGGLLAAIGLLWLVLLGMTPRREREALEHQLYRRFCAALAKRGVLREPGDAPGVFAAQAAEALPAVAGVIREFTQVYEGICYAPSADGQQATRRLKALLGQLK from the coding sequence ATGCATAAGCAGATTACCTACACCGGCATGATTTGGTTGCTGGCGGCGCAATTGGTGGTGATGTTGCCGTTTGTGTTTGATTTGCCATTGTGGTTGATTCCGGTGTTGTTGTTTGCGGCAGGTTGGCGTTTGCGGGTGTTATCGGGCGCAGCGTTGCAACCGGGAAATGTGACCAAAGCATTGCTGATCGGGTTGGGCATTGGCGGTTTGGTATTAAGCGGTTTGAAATTTCCGTCATTGGATGCGATGGCGACCTTGTTGCTGCTGGGGTTTGCGTTCAAATCGTTAGAAGTGGCGCAGCGGCGTGATGCGATTGTGGTGATTTTCATCGGGTATTTTTTGGTGGCGCTGCATTTCCTGTATGCGCAATCCATCACGGCGGCGCTGTATGGCATGGTGTCGATGATCGTGCTGACGGGGGCGCTGGTTGGGGTGCAACAGTCGGTGGCTGAGTTTTCGGCGGCGCAACAGGTGCGCTTCAATTTGCGTTTGTCAGTGTTTATGTTGCTGCAATGTTTGCCGTTGATGGTTGTTATTTTTGTATTTGCCCCGCGTTTAGCACCATTGTGGTCGTTGCCCATGACCACCCAACAGGTGAAAACGGGCGTGGCGGATCGGATGGCTCCCGGCGATATTGAGAAGCTTAGCCAGTCGGATGCGCTGGCGTTTCGGGTAACGTTTAAGGGCAGAAAACCGGCTCAGCATGAATTGTATTGGCGTGGCTTGGTGTTCAACCATTTTGACGGGCGCGAATGGCGGCAGTTTGAACAGGATATTGATTCCCAGCAAGTGCAAAGTGCGTTGCTGACGAACTACCGTTGGCAAGCGGATGCGATAAAGGTGCAGGGCGAACCGATTGCTTATGAGGTTGTGTATGAAAAAACCGGGCAGCCTTGGTTATTTACCCTGACCCCAGCAATGGAAGTCGACGGTGAGGTATTACGCGGTGCCGATTATCGGGTGATGGCGCGGCAAGCGTTGCAAGCGCCGTTTTTATTGAAGGCGGTGAGTTACCCCGATTCGCAGCGTGATCTTGAGCTTGCCCCGGAATTGCGGCAGTTGGCGTTGGAGTTGCCGGAAACGGGCGATGCGCGGACTCGTGCCTTAGCACAACAGTTATGGCGCGAAACCGGCACGGAACAGGCGTATTTGGATAGGGTGTTGGCGCGGTTTCGGGATCAGCGCTTTGAATACACCCTGAAACCGCCAACCTTAGGCGCAAGCGATACGATTGATGCGTTTTTGTTTGAGTCGCAGCGCGGTTTTTGTTCGCATTACGCGGGCAGCTTCGTGTTTCTGATGCGGGCGGCAGGCATTCCGGCACGGGTCGTGGTGGGCTATCAGGGCGGCGAATGGAATGCGGCGGGTGAGTATCTGGCGATTCACCAATACGACGCTCATGCGTGGGCGGAAGTGTGGTTGACGGGGCAAGGCTGGGTGCGGGTTGACCCGACCACGGTGGTTGCACCGAGCCGTACCGAGCAAGGCTTGGAAGCCGCAATGCAAGCAGAAGGCAGTTTTCTGGCAGATTCGATGTTTTCGGTGCGTAAGATTGCCTGGTTGAACGGCATCCGGCAGCAACTTGATACCGTGCAATACGGCTGGCGGCGTTGGGTGTTGGGGTATGACGGGGCGGAACAGGCAGCGCTGTTAAAGTCGTTGCTGGGAACGTTTTCGGTGCAAGGGGTGGCGTTGCTGATGGGCGGTTTACTGGCGGCAATTGGTTTGCTGTGGCTGGTGCTGTTGGGGATGACGCCACGGCGGGAGCGTGAGGCGTTGGAACACCAATTGTACCGGCGTTTCTGTGCGGCATTGGCAAAACGTGGGGTGTTGCGTGAACCGGGGGATGCACCGGGAGTGTTTGCGGCACAAGCGGCTGAAGCTTTGCCTGCGGTGGCAGGGGTAATCCGCGAGTTTACGCAGGTGTATGAAGGGATTTGTTATGCGCCGTCAGCCGACGGGCAACAGGCGACCCGGCGGCTGAAAGCATTGCTGGGGCAGCTTAAGTAG
- a CDS encoding AAA family ATPase encodes MTTAAPQLIQATLAQLNKVIHGKPQQIQLALTCLLANGHLLLEDLPGMGKTTLAHALAQVCGLEYKRVQFTSDLLPADLIGAAIFETQAGKFRFHPGPVFSQVFLADELNRATPKAQSALLEAMEERQVSVDGTTHILPAPFFVIATQNPQSQSGTFPLPESQLDRFLMRLSLGYPEAAAERELLKGRNGRVLLASMQQVLNESRLKALQTLVPQVKMTDTLLDYVQRLIACTRQPDICQLGLSPRGALALVKSAQAWALLQARGHVLPEDVQAVFVAVAGHRLVGRQEAQGEQLARQILSKVDVVGGKHG; translated from the coding sequence ATGACAACCGCAGCCCCGCAATTGATTCAGGCTACGCTTGCGCAATTGAACAAGGTCATTCACGGCAAACCGCAGCAGATACAACTCGCGCTCACCTGTTTGTTGGCAAACGGTCATTTGCTGTTGGAAGACTTGCCCGGTATGGGTAAAACCACGCTCGCGCACGCACTGGCGCAGGTGTGCGGTTTGGAATACAAGCGTGTGCAATTCACCAGTGATTTGCTACCTGCCGATTTGATTGGAGCGGCAATTTTCGAGACGCAAGCGGGTAAATTCCGCTTTCACCCAGGACCTGTCTTCAGCCAAGTCTTCCTTGCGGATGAGTTGAACCGTGCCACCCCCAAAGCCCAAAGCGCTTTGCTGGAAGCGATGGAAGAACGCCAAGTGAGTGTCGATGGCACGACGCATATTTTGCCCGCCCCGTTTTTCGTGATCGCCACCCAAAACCCGCAAAGCCAGTCGGGAACCTTTCCGCTGCCCGAATCGCAACTGGACCGTTTCCTGATGCGTCTGTCATTGGGCTACCCCGAAGCAGCGGCGGAACGTGAATTGCTGAAAGGGCGTAATGGGCGCGTCTTGCTCGCGAGTATGCAGCAAGTGTTGAATGAATCCCGCCTCAAAGCGCTGCAAACGCTCGTGCCACAGGTGAAAATGACCGATACCCTGCTGGATTATGTGCAACGCTTAATCGCCTGCACCCGCCAGCCGGACATCTGCCAGTTAGGGCTATCCCCGCGTGGCGCATTGGCACTGGTGAAAAGTGCGCAAGCGTGGGCATTGCTGCAAGCACGCGGGCATGTATTGCCAGAAGATGTGCAAGCGGTATTCGTGGCAGTCGCAGGGCATCGCCTCGTCGGGCGGCAAGAAGCGCAAGGCGAACAACTAGCCCGCCAAATTCTCAGCAAGGTCGATGTGGTCGGCGGCAAACATGGTTGA
- a CDS encoding DUF58 domain-containing protein, which yields MVEALRGHWESWVQQRLPASRVTTLTQRKIFIVPSKTAVGLLVLIALLFLLGINFQNSLVYIICFWLLSLLLLTIFYTWRNLAGLTITALGVEPCFAGEKVVLEMELTRPAHQPKYALELAWEGEDQVQVDLVTAQTLRVKLSHSTTGRGYFKPPRLRVATHFPTGLAVAWSYVTVDVRGVVYPAPIEKAFQPSGNAQRENVEDGREIAGGSNDFGGIRDYQQGDGSKRIHWAKYAQTGKLYTKTFVDYASHALWLEWDELPMPGIEVRLSHLCRKVLEFHQEQREYGLRIPGTLIEPGKGEAHKARCLQALALFGVQDA from the coding sequence ATGGTTGAGGCACTGCGCGGACACTGGGAAAGCTGGGTCCAGCAACGTTTGCCCGCATCCCGTGTCACCACACTGACTCAGCGCAAGATTTTTATTGTACCCAGCAAAACTGCCGTGGGGCTATTGGTGCTGATCGCGCTGCTGTTTTTGTTGGGGATTAATTTCCAGAATTCGCTGGTGTACATTATTTGTTTCTGGTTGCTGTCATTGCTGCTACTCACCATTTTTTACACATGGCGCAATCTCGCAGGGCTAACGATCACTGCGCTCGGCGTGGAACCGTGTTTTGCGGGCGAAAAAGTGGTATTGGAAATGGAGCTGACACGCCCCGCCCATCAGCCCAAATACGCACTGGAATTGGCGTGGGAAGGCGAAGATCAGGTGCAAGTGGATTTGGTGACGGCACAAACTTTGCGAGTAAAACTGTCACACAGCACCACAGGGCGTGGCTATTTCAAACCACCTCGGCTGCGGGTTGCGACCCATTTTCCCACCGGATTAGCGGTGGCGTGGTCGTATGTGACTGTTGATGTGCGCGGTGTGGTCTACCCCGCGCCGATTGAAAAAGCCTTTCAGCCCAGTGGCAATGCCCAGCGTGAAAATGTTGAAGATGGGCGTGAAATTGCCGGTGGCAGCAATGATTTCGGCGGTATTCGCGATTACCAGCAGGGTGATGGCTCGAAACGCATTCATTGGGCTAAATATGCGCAAACTGGCAAGCTCTATACCAAAACTTTCGTCGATTACGCCAGTCATGCGCTGTGGTTGGAATGGGATGAACTGCCGATGCCCGGTATCGAGGTGCGGTTATCGCATTTGTGCCGTAAGGTACTGGAATTTCATCAGGAACAGCGCGAATACGGCTTGCGGATTCCCGGCACGCTGATTGAACCGGGCAAAGGCGAGGCGCACAAAGCCCGCTGCTTGCAGGCGTTGGCGCTGTTTGGGGTGCAGGATGCATAA
- a CDS encoding primase-helicase zinc-binding domain-containing protein, whose product MMTAQHLTPPKRINPTSWQTGRAESQKHYTANYSKPDADNQYLSFSICRQAAHGKWESIHRALGIQLKTTSHAKHTACQGCGGKDRFRVMADYGNTGKWFCGGGGDQQSGDGFSLLGHVFGWTPQEQLKAVADYLGLSTLDNKERDKIRAIAEKQAKNLLAAIAKKDEQARRDSNVLTMLENLIDEIRHRQYLQRQAVRFNGGYIAEPTIDEVNTAQELNAAILEAYAHKSGVDYV is encoded by the coding sequence ATGATGACCGCTCAACATTTAACGCCCCCAAAACGAATAAACCCCACCAGCTGGCAAACTGGCAGGGCGGAAAGTCAAAAACATTACACGGCGAATTATAGCAAACCTGATGCAGATAATCAGTACCTTAGCTTCTCTATTTGCCGTCAAGCCGCTCACGGCAAATGGGAGAGCATTCACCGCGCATTAGGTATCCAGCTTAAAACCACGTCTCACGCAAAGCATACAGCCTGCCAAGGTTGCGGCGGAAAAGACCGTTTTCGGGTAATGGCTGATTATGGCAATACTGGCAAGTGGTTCTGCGGCGGCGGTGGCGACCAACAGTCGGGCGATGGATTCAGCCTATTAGGGCATGTTTTCGGCTGGACTCCACAAGAGCAACTAAAAGCCGTTGCTGATTATCTCGGTTTGTCCACGCTGGACAACAAAGAGCGCGATAAAATCAGGGCGATTGCCGAAAAGCAGGCAAAAAACTTGCTAGCCGCTATTGCCAAAAAAGACGAACAGGCAAGACGTGACAGCAATGTATTAACCATGCTCGAAAATCTGATTGATGAAATCCGCCATCGTCAATACCTACAGCGCCAAGCGGTGCGCTTTAACGGCGGTTATATTGCAGAGCCTACCATTGACGAAGTAAACACGGCGCAAGAGCTTAACGCGGCAATACTCGAAGCCTACGCACATAAAAGCGGGGTGGATTATGTTTAA
- a CDS encoding helix-turn-helix transcriptional regulator: MEYTIMTDQNQNNRIIRVPEMVKRSGVSRLTLDRWEKVGKFPKRRKLGSWLVGWLESDFLEWLNDGGSK, translated from the coding sequence ATGGAGTACACCATTATGACCGACCAAAACCAAAATAATCGAATTATCCGCGTACCGGAAATGGTTAAGCGTAGCGGCGTATCGCGCCTAACACTCGACCGCTGGGAGAAAGTTGGCAAATTCCCAAAACGTCGCAAGCTGGGAAGCTGGCTTGTGGGCTGGCTGGAATCCGATTTTCTGGAATGGCTGAATGACGGAGGCTCAAAATGA
- a CDS encoding DUF3368 domain-containing protein, whose translation MIIVADSSALVALAVCNGLHLLDALYQQVRVPRAVFEECVIAGKPAAEKLRAYLSDKTVDVDLSALVITANGLGAGELQAMALYKHLNAQHLLIDDQRAKKVASLNAIKAIGSLGLLLRAKEKGLIPAIKPYATIIQQANLYLSDVVVNEALRLAGE comes from the coding sequence ATGATTATTGTTGCGGATAGTTCTGCCTTGGTTGCATTGGCAGTATGCAATGGATTGCACTTGTTGGACGCGCTTTATCAACAAGTCCGTGTGCCGCGAGCGGTGTTTGAGGAATGTGTTATTGCAGGCAAGCCAGCCGCTGAAAAACTGCGAGCCTACCTGAGTGACAAAACGGTGGATGTTGATTTGTCTGCTTTAGTCATCACCGCTAACGGACTTGGAGCGGGTGAATTACAGGCAATGGCTTTGTACAAGCACTTGAACGCTCAACACTTGTTGATTGATGATCAACGCGCAAAAAAAGTAGCGTCACTTAATGCCATTAAAGCTATTGGTAGCTTGGGGTTGTTGTTGCGTGCCAAGGAAAAAGGGCTGATTCCGGCAATCAAGCCCTATGCGACGATTATCCAGCAGGCAAATCTGTACCTCAGCGACGTGGTTGTGAATGAGGCTTTGCGGTTGGCGGGGGAATAA
- a CDS encoding phage integrase central domain-containing protein: MKRKPAGLHHAKGANGKIYYSCIHPITGKRHGLGSDFVTACKVLHRLQAAHPKDRETALFERIEGRGKTFGAFTEKFKEALQERNLKPNTLKMRYHILDKVLMPRFGSWQLKDVDTEAVSNLLDEFKNQGKNRMAQAVRSVLVDFFMEAVSTGWLKANHNPASLTRNPTATAKRSRLSLEQFNVIYSLADDWMQRALELAILTSHAGATELTAMQKPVDGYLQVQRTKTDVRIKIPVTLKLDALGWTLEDTIGKCFTSGIESLYLLHIGNGDKMLHYRVTRAFTEIVRRSGIVWEEGKQPATLYEVRSLSQRLYRKQGVDVKTLLGHKDSRSTERYDDVRGDDWLILEV, translated from the coding sequence ATGAAGCGGAAACCAGCGGGATTACACCATGCAAAAGGCGCGAATGGTAAAATTTACTATTCGTGCATCCATCCGATCACTGGGAAGCGTCATGGCTTAGGGAGCGACTTTGTAACCGCTTGCAAGGTGTTGCACCGTCTGCAAGCTGCACACCCGAAAGACCGTGAGACCGCGCTATTTGAGCGCATAGAGGGCAGAGGCAAGACCTTTGGTGCTTTCACGGAAAAGTTCAAAGAAGCGCTACAGGAGCGAAATCTAAAGCCTAACACGCTAAAAATGCGCTATCACATTCTCGACAAGGTGCTAATGCCGCGCTTTGGTAGCTGGCAATTGAAAGACGTGGATACTGAGGCGGTTAGCAACTTGCTCGATGAATTCAAAAATCAGGGCAAGAACCGCATGGCGCAAGCTGTACGCTCAGTGCTGGTTGATTTTTTCATGGAAGCCGTTTCTACGGGGTGGCTGAAGGCTAACCATAATCCGGCAAGCTTGACCCGTAACCCGACTGCTACCGCAAAACGCTCTAGGTTATCGCTGGAACAGTTCAATGTGATTTATTCACTCGCTGATGACTGGATGCAGCGGGCGCTAGAACTGGCGATTCTGACAAGTCATGCAGGTGCAACGGAATTAACCGCCATGCAAAAGCCTGTAGATGGATATTTGCAGGTTCAGCGCACCAAGACCGATGTTCGTATCAAAATCCCCGTGACGCTGAAATTAGACGCTCTAGGCTGGACATTGGAAGACACTATTGGCAAGTGCTTCACCAGCGGCATTGAATCGCTGTATCTGCTGCATATCGGCAACGGGGATAAGATGCTACATTACCGTGTCACACGCGCATTCACTGAGATTGTGAGACGTTCGGGTATTGTCTGGGAAGAAGGCAAGCAACCGGCGACACTTTACGAAGTGCGGTCATTATCCCAACGGCTGTATAGAAAGCAGGGTGTTGACGTTAAGACGCTGCTAGGTCACAAGGACTCCCGTTCGACTGAGAGATATGACGATGTGCGGGGTGATGATTGGCTTATCTTGGAAGTTTGA
- a CDS encoding UPF0175 family protein, whose protein sequence is MQVTLDVPEQFGLDYTLPELAKQIKLYAALAMFQVGKISAGFACEFAGVDRYRFYEECAKHKIPVIHYEPGELEAELEALRDL, encoded by the coding sequence ATGCAAGTTACACTCGATGTCCCTGAACAATTCGGGTTGGACTACACGCTTCCCGAACTCGCGAAACAAATCAAGCTGTATGCCGCTCTCGCCATGTTTCAAGTGGGGAAAATATCCGCTGGATTTGCCTGTGAGTTTGCAGGCGTAGACCGCTACCGCTTTTACGAAGAATGCGCTAAACACAAAATCCCCGTCATCCATTACGAACCCGGCGAACTCGAAGCAGAGTTGGAGGCATTGCGCGATTTATGA
- a CDS encoding DUF808 domain-containing protein, which produces MAGGSLLALLDDITTVLDDVSLMTKVAAKKTAGVLGDDLALNAQQVAGVQAERELPVVWAVAKGSFLNKLILVPAALLISAVAPWLITPLLMIGGAFLCYEGFEKIAHKLSHHHEKDQAELLEVVRNPAVDMVAFEKDKIKGAIRTDFILSAEIIVIALGTAQGASFAMQAAVVSGIAIIMTIGVYGLVAGIVKLDDLGFHLIKDNATGFRRALGNGILWFAPWLMKTLSVVGTAAMFLVGGSILLHGIPHSHDFLHGAELFVQQVGGIGSALKAIAPTLLSGVFGVLAGAVVLAVVAPTTALISKFKPAKAT; this is translated from the coding sequence ATGGCAGGTGGAAGCCTTTTAGCCTTACTCGATGACATCACCACCGTTTTAGATGATGTTTCCCTCATGACCAAAGTCGCTGCGAAAAAAACCGCTGGCGTATTGGGCGACGACCTCGCATTAAATGCGCAACAAGTAGCCGGTGTCCAAGCTGAGCGCGAATTACCCGTGGTGTGGGCGGTTGCCAAAGGCTCATTCCTCAACAAACTGATCCTCGTGCCTGCGGCACTGCTAATCAGTGCGGTTGCGCCTTGGCTGATTACCCCCTTGCTGATGATCGGTGGCGCATTCTTGTGCTACGAAGGCTTTGAAAAAATTGCCCACAAACTGTCGCACCACCACGAGAAAGATCAAGCCGAACTGCTCGAAGTCGTGCGTAACCCCGCTGTCGACATGGTGGCGTTTGAAAAAGACAAAATCAAAGGCGCAATCCGCACCGACTTTATCCTCTCCGCTGAAATCATTGTGATTGCGCTCGGCACGGCACAAGGCGCGTCGTTTGCCATGCAAGCGGCGGTGGTGTCTGGCATCGCGATTATTATGACCATCGGCGTATACGGCTTGGTCGCAGGTATCGTCAAACTCGACGACCTCGGTTTTCACCTCATCAAAGACAACGCCACCGGTTTCCGCCGCGCATTGGGGAATGGCATTTTGTGGTTCGCGCCTTGGCTGATGAAAACCTTATCGGTGGTGGGCACTGCCGCGATGTTCCTTGTCGGTGGCAGTATTTTGCTGCATGGCATCCCGCATTCGCACGATTTCCTGCACGGCGCAGAACTGTTTGTGCAACAAGTCGGCGGTATAGGCAGCGCACTCAAAGCCATTGCGCCCACATTGCTAAGCGGGGTATTTGGCGTATTGGCGGGTGCGGTAGTGCTGGCAGTGGTTGCGCCCACGACTGCCTTGATCAGCAAGTTTAAACCCGCCAAGGCTACTTAA
- a CDS encoding excisionase codes for MKKLLTLEAWAALRYSEQVPSINTLRLWAREGRIQPQPVKHGRTYRVLENAKYYCPFTGESA; via the coding sequence ATGAAAAAATTATTGACCTTGGAAGCATGGGCAGCATTGCGCTACTCAGAACAAGTGCCAAGCATTAACACCTTGCGTCTGTGGGCAAGGGAAGGACGCATTCAGCCGCAACCTGTAAAGCATGGTCGGACGTATCGTGTTCTCGAAAATGCAAAATACTATTGCCCGTTCACAGGTGAGAGTGCATGA
- a CDS encoding DUF4145 domain-containing protein, giving the protein MRCPTCKKEFHSQPDHIHTYCLDEYYDPSIDSMCTDALICDPTDYQFYDSDQFGRGCEFLTQKCPSCTEVMVIRKTGRGAYPRTTPTQFVLIEVDFIEIIYPKNEHFSVASEVPDEYRNDFLEASGILVYSPKASAALSRRLLQKVLREALGIKKRDLSQEIDEFISNAHAPSYLNDAVDAIRQIGNFAAHPIKYTNSGEIVEVEAGEAEWLLEVMESLFDFAFIQPIKLEKRRQILNKKLESLGKPKLKGS; this is encoded by the coding sequence ATGCGCTGTCCAACCTGTAAGAAAGAGTTCCATTCACAACCAGACCACATTCATACTTATTGTTTAGATGAATATTATGACCCTAGTATAGATTCTATGTGTACAGATGCTCTGATTTGTGATCCTACAGATTATCAGTTTTATGATTCTGATCAATTTGGTCGGGGTTGCGAATTTTTGACACAAAAATGTCCTTCTTGTACAGAAGTCATGGTTATTCGCAAGACAGGACGTGGTGCATATCCGCGCACTACGCCCACTCAGTTTGTCCTAATAGAAGTAGACTTCATTGAAATAATTTATCCTAAAAATGAACATTTTTCAGTGGCATCAGAAGTTCCTGATGAGTATCGGAATGACTTTCTTGAGGCCAGTGGCATATTAGTATATAGCCCAAAAGCAAGCGCAGCTTTGTCTCGACGACTTCTTCAAAAGGTGCTTCGAGAAGCACTAGGAATAAAAAAACGTGATCTATCACAGGAAATAGATGAGTTTATATCCAACGCACACGCACCAAGTTACCTGAATGATGCGGTTGACGCTATTCGTCAAATTGGTAATTTTGCAGCGCATCCGATTAAGTATACGAATAGTGGTGAAATTGTGGAGGTTGAAGCTGGCGAAGCTGAGTGGTTGTTAGAAGTCATGGAATCATTATTCGACTTCGCATTTATTCAGCCAATAAAGCTCGAAAAACGTAGGCAAATATTGAATAAAAAATTGGAAAGTCTTGGTAAGCCGAAGCTCAAGGGAAGTTAG
- the tnpA gene encoding IS200/IS605 family transposase: MDYRYGSHTVYQIEYHFVWVTKYRYKVLTGEVAQRVRELVRQTCEAFEIRIVKGVVSKDHVHILVSCPPELAPSEIMRRIKGRTSSRLFEEFPHVKKRYWGRHFWARGYFCATVGQMTEEMIKQYLEHHFEPNPNDHFKMEPE, translated from the coding sequence ATGGATTACCGCTATGGCAGTCACACGGTCTATCAGATTGAGTATCACTTTGTTTGGGTGACGAAATACCGTTACAAGGTGTTGACGGGAGAAGTAGCGCAGCGTGTGCGTGAGCTTGTTCGGCAGACTTGCGAGGCATTTGAGATCAGGATAGTCAAAGGCGTGGTGAGCAAAGACCATGTGCATATCTTGGTGAGTTGCCCGCCGGAACTAGCACCGAGTGAAATCATGCGTCGGATCAAGGGAAGGACATCCAGTCGGCTGTTTGAGGAGTTCCCCCATGTGAAGAAACGTTACTGGGGAAGGCATTTTTGGGCACGCGGGTATTTCTGCGCCACCGTGGGTCAAATGACGGAAGAGATGATCAAACAGTATTTGGAGCATCACTTTGAGCCAAATCCAAACGACCATTTCAAGATGGAACCGGAGTAA
- a CDS encoding DNA primase family protein, producing the protein MFKSFADHEAETIPNTDIDGELPQNKLASAIAEKLLKRIRWDDSTQQWFSKSGNIWKPSREIATQKLIKRELDKAKSETGYAFNLVSSIEKFMRIDLQVEQWETSRHLLPMANGVLNLRTKALEQYGERLFDWQLPYSFDPLATCPTVKRYLVTATGGDRSVIRFLLAWMYAVLTGRSDLQKYLELTGSGGTGKSTFLDLCSMLVGDENRVITDLKQLEKSQFETANLKGKRLAQITDSGRHGGEVAVLKAITGGDPLRYEKKGIQAAEPFVFSGLVMIASNESIQSSDYTSGIARRKVPVQFEHRATEKQKRRYRKQGGIIKVMQGQMSGLVNWLLSLDESEVVELINNPDGEMMRQKIEAELKVNPLLAWLNQNVVKCTAGQEEDYIGDKKARPTECLYPNYVDWCERQGREPLSTTRFGGLVIDNCKTYGIDAAHKSGARLKTKAHIQAQGAIFKNLRLRLPEFDINKPPLILSSCDDLEVVCDDYVMTTPRSSDGCDDCDELKTSTVFGHKKAVNL; encoded by the coding sequence ATGTTTAAGTCATTCGCAGACCACGAAGCCGAAACAATCCCGAACACCGATATTGACGGCGAACTTCCACAAAATAAACTTGCCAGTGCTATTGCTGAAAAGCTGCTTAAACGTATCCGTTGGGATGACAGCACACAGCAATGGTTCAGCAAATCAGGCAATATCTGGAAACCATCCCGCGAAATTGCCACACAGAAACTTATTAAACGCGAATTGGATAAAGCAAAATCTGAAACTGGATATGCCTTTAATCTGGTATCAAGCATTGAAAAGTTTATGCGCATTGATTTGCAGGTTGAGCAATGGGAAACAAGCCGTCATCTGTTGCCAATGGCTAACGGTGTGCTGAATCTACGCACCAAGGCGCTAGAGCAATATGGTGAACGGCTTTTTGATTGGCAGCTACCATATAGTTTTGACCCGCTGGCAACTTGCCCAACAGTCAAACGCTACCTTGTGACCGCAACAGGCGGCGATAGGTCGGTTATTCGCTTTTTGCTGGCGTGGATGTATGCCGTTCTCACTGGCAGAAGTGACCTGCAAAAATACCTTGAACTCACTGGTTCAGGCGGTACGGGTAAAAGCACCTTCTTAGACCTTTGCTCTATGCTTGTGGGCGATGAAAACCGCGTGATTACCGACTTGAAGCAACTGGAAAAAAGCCAGTTTGAAACCGCGAACCTGAAAGGCAAGCGTCTTGCACAGATCACAGATTCAGGCAGGCACGGCGGCGAAGTTGCTGTACTAAAAGCCATTACAGGCGGCGACCCTTTGCGATATGAAAAAAAGGGCATTCAAGCGGCTGAACCATTCGTATTTAGCGGTCTTGTCATGATTGCCTCTAATGAATCAATCCAGTCTAGCGACTACACAAGCGGAATCGCACGTAGAAAAGTCCCTGTCCAGTTTGAACACCGCGCAACTGAAAAGCAAAAGCGTCGTTACCGCAAGCAAGGCGGAATTATCAAGGTGATGCAAGGGCAAATGTCAGGGCTGGTGAATTGGCTTCTCTCGCTGGATGAATCCGAAGTGGTAGAGCTTATTAACAATCCAGACGGTGAAATGATGCGCCAGAAGATCGAGGCGGAACTGAAAGTTAATCCCTTGCTCGCGTGGCTGAATCAGAACGTCGTGAAATGCACAGCAGGGCAGGAGGAAGATTACATCGGCGACAAAAAAGCACGCCCAACGGAATGCCTTTATCCGAATTATGTTGACTGGTGCGAACGGCAAGGCAGAGAGCCGCTATCTACTACCAGATTCGGCGGTTTGGTTATCGACAACTGCAAAACATACGGTATTGATGCCGCCCACAAAAGCGGCGCACGGCTGAAAACAAAAGCTCACATTCAGGCACAAGGCGCGATCTTCAAGAATTTGCGCTTACGTCTCCCAGAATTTGACATTAACAAACCACCATTAATTTTAAGTAGCTGTGATGACTTAGAGGTAGTTTGTGATGACTATGTGATGACTACACCCCGCAGTAGTGATGGATGTGATGACTGTGATGAACTTAAAACGTCTACAGTATTCGGGCATAAAAAGGCGGTGAATTTATGA